Proteins from a genomic interval of Acipenser ruthenus chromosome 46, fAciRut3.2 maternal haplotype, whole genome shotgun sequence:
- the LOC117966482 gene encoding serine/threonine-protein kinase 10-like isoform X2, whose translation MASIFMRLFRFGGEKKKVKHYENLKRDIDPETDWDTLGELGDGAFGKVYKARSKSTGILVASKVIEVKNEEELEDYITEIDILASCCHSNIVRLFDALLFENRLSILIEFCPGGALDAIMLELERGLSEPQIQVVCKQTLQALEYLHGNKIIHRDLKTGNILLTMEGDVKLADFGVSAKNTSTQQKRATFIGTPYWMAPEVIQCETSKDAPYSCKADIWSLGITLIEAAEMEPPYHDLNPMRVLLKITKSEPPSLSQPRLWSSDFKDFLRRALEKNVEARGTAGQLLQHSFVSGVCGNGPLKELIAEAKAEVMEEVEDGGKAEAGQQPSGSEATPASQNYTQHLSGTSEGETPSKIRRVSLETGGGATMPRQGTVPPETGGTEGAGGEESATQTPAEPTGLTDAVENVPEDTVSKPEISSPDQTQTLGGEAELSSAGPSQTGQEGSAGNLKRARRLSDPIASLPPSSCSQRRCKSYYWDEDRIQDQESVIRMLKGVDSPNVLNLPPPSSSEHLVSNDQAGSIVSACTYRGALPGTEGSSSFTGEVTKELQSQAASAEGSGISRVENGVHWGSDGPPQGDTVITDYETEKDSVVGLLGSDCAIGEGMESVQRVDETAGVPVAELCKPDQHDSEDLQEADQPLEFCSGDTKDFKTLGEKAEGHSTAGVDSEREDSADGDTQKSEVATLENHDGVTLAQQLLPVVQTDPLGPASKGHLDLPGSRSAKCPPDFTEQSYLDLAGAPCVLWASGHTCPVVDSLDLAVKGVLVELKAAPLEKPKRVLDLGRLSKEEVSGVVSPTSIEETPGPLGVEEFTKAQVETEPDRCMDGESLGQVTTQTEDTEKPEVEKTSSQGEAKDSLTGEGKATHEENLERDLTPQLDLNSRDSGIRIKEGPGGIGPAEDSLKPTGIQPGNDKEDSPRSGNSNGMNQEPAISLSPDETDPAKPKKSVKRVNFICQEEDQRQATVRLRNGEEESQLGRAAANGIAGSDGNLAPPGEQEDPPERNCVNENTEDQENSASGNGAGLYFKSALVNEGETTINRKTVKKTRKFIVDGKEVSVTTSKIVSDNDKKDEQLRSVRRQELHALRLLQKEEQREQTQLEQRLQHQREQMFRHIEQEMTGKKQYYDQEIEKVERQYRQSSERMEQDHTVRLRDEARRLKALQEKEYARRSQLLRTDSREEHKFLQKQQQDLNEALQKAVQEHKRKVAAVEWESLTKIQQLKRARESVIWELEQRHLQEKYHLFKQQVKEQLSLQRQQLLKRHGKEKERASRFHQSLLEDLRSQQAQERARLPKNQRCDAKARLALFKQSLKIQGVSSGAEQRQRLTQFQAEEESRQKAERLRQQQNHEQRLRELQEQCDSNSTELQQLQNEKLHLLVEREKRKIRTLEEEHTMELSEWRERLACRKEVLEEDLARRRKTKNRVPRRGSEPETRAGNRLSRFLPSLSFSS comes from the exons GCGCGCAGCAAGTCGACTGGGATCCTCGTGGCCTCCAAGGTGATCGAGGTGAAGAACGAGGAGGAGCTGGAGGATTACATCACCGAGATCGACATCCTGGCATCGTGTTGCCACAGCAACATTGTCAGGCTCTTTGATGCGCTGTTGTTCGAGAACCGCCTGTCG ATCCTCATTGAGTTCTGTCCCGGTGGGGCTCTCGATGCTATAATGCTGG AGCTGGAGAGGGGTCTGTCGGAGCCTCAGATTCAAGTGGTCTGTAAACAAACGCTGCAGGCCCTAGAATATCTCCATGGCAACAAGATCATCCACAGAGACCTGAAGACAGGGAACATCCTGCTCACAATGGAGGGAGACGTGAAGCTGG CTGATTTCGGTGTGTCTGCTAAAAACACCAGCACTCAACAGAAAAGAGCAACCTTCATCGGCACCCCCTACTG GATGGCTCCAGAGGTGATTCAGTGCGAGACCTCGAAGGACGCCCCGTACTCCTGCAAGGCGGATATCTGGTCTCTGGGGATCACGCTGATCGAGGCTGCGGAGATGGAGCCCCCCTATCACGATCTGAACCCCATGAGAGTGCTGCTGAAGATCACCAAGTCCGAGCCCCCCTCCCTGTCCCAGCCCCGCCTCTG GTCATCTGATTTCAAGGACTTCCTGCGGCGTGCTCTGGAGAAGAACGTGGAGGCCCGGGGGACGGCGGGCCAGCTGCTGCAGCACAGCTTCGTGTCGGGGGTCTGCGGAAACGGACCCCTCAAGGAGCTCATCGCAGAGGCCAAGGCTGAGGTCATGGAGGAGGTGGAGGACGGGGGTAAGGCCGAGGCCGGCCAACAGCCTTCAGGGTCAGAGGCCACGCCG GCTTCTCAGAATTACACACAACATCTTTCCGGAACCAGCGAAGGCGAGACGCCCTCGAAAATACGGCGTGTTTCCTTGGAAACGGGGGGAGGAGCTACCATGCCCCGCCAGGGAACTGTCCCTCCCGAAActggagggacagagggggcaggGGGTGAGGAATCAGCAACGCAAACCCCCGCTGAGCCTACGGGACTCACGGACGCAGTGGAGAACGTACCCGAAGATACTGTCAGCAAACCAGAAATCAGCTCCCCTGATCAGACCCAAACTCTAGGGGGAGAAGCAGAACTAAGCTCAGCTGGTCCGTCCCAAACGGGACAGGAAGGGTCTGCAGGAAACCTAAAACGGGCCAGACGCCTGTCCGACCCCATTGCCTCACTgcctccctcttcctgcagcCAGAGGCGTTGCAAATCCTACTACTGGGATGAAGACAGGATCCAGGATCAAGAGTCTGTTATCAGGATGTTAAAGGGGGTCGATTCACCCAATGTGCTCAATCTCCCCCCACCCTCAAGCTCAGAACACCTCGTATCCAATGACCAGGCTGGGAGCATCGTGTCTGCTTGTACCTACAGAGGGGCACTGCCTGGAACGGAAGGCAGTAGTTCCTTCACAGGGGAAGTCACCAAGGAACTGCAAAGTCAAGCAGCATCTGCAGAGGGGTCTGGGATAAGCAGAGTGGAGAATGGGGTACACTGGGGTTCGGATGGACCTCCTCAGGGAGATACAGTCATCACTGACTATGAAACTGAGAAGGACAGTGTGGTTGGGCTGCTGGGCTCGGACTGTGCTATTGGGGAGGGTATGGAGAGTGTACAGAGAGTGGATGAGACAGCAGGGGTTCCTGTTGCTGAGCTTTGCAAACCAGACCAACATGATTCAGAAGATCTACAAGAAGCAGATCAGCCATTGGAGTTCTGTTCTGGAGATACCAAAGACTTCAAAACACTAGGGGAGAAAGCAGAGGGTCATTCCACAGCTGGGGTGGACAGCGAGAGGGAAGACAGCGCAGACGGGGACACACAGAAATCTGAGGTTGCCACCTTAGAGAACCATGATGGTGTAACTCTAGCCCAACAACTGCTGCCTGTGGTTCAAACTGACCCCCTTGGTCCCGCTTCTAAAGGGCACCTGGATCTTCCTGGTAGCAGGTCAGCCAAATGCCCTCCTGACTTCACGGAGCAGTCGTACTTAGACTTGGCAGGGGCTCCCTGTGTATTATGGGCATCTGGGCACACTTGTCCTGTTGTGGACTCACTGGACTTGGCTGTGAAAGGTGTGCTGGTTGAACTTAAAGCAGCCCCCCTGGAGAAACCAAAGCGTGTTTTAGACTTGGGCAGGCTGAGCAAGGAAGAGGTCAGTGGTGTTGTCTCCCCAACTAGCATAGAGGAGACTCCAGGACCGTTAGGAGTAGAGGAATTCACAAAGGCACAGGTTGAGACTGAACCTGACAGGTGTATGGATGGGGAAAGCTTGGGTCAGGTGACCACACaaactgaagacactgaaaaaccAGAAGTGGAGAAGACATCTTCACAAGGGGAGGCCAAAGACTCCCTGACTGGAGAAGGGAAAGCTACGCATGAGGAAAACCTGGAGAGGGATTTGACACCACAGCTAGATCTGAATTCCCGGGATTCTGGGATCAGGATTAAGGAAGGTCCAGGAGGAATAGGACCAGCCGAAGATTCCTTAAAGCCGACTGGGATCCAACCTGGGAATGACAAAGAAGACTCTCCTAGAAGTGGGAATTCAAACGGGATGAACCAGGAGCCAGCAATCTCCCTTTCTCCCGACGAAACTGATCCCGCCAAACCGAAGAAATCTGTGAAAAGAGTGAACTTCATCTGCCAGGAAGAGGACCAGAGACAGGCAACAGTCAGGCTAAGAAACGGCGAGGAGGAGTCGCAATTGGGCAGAGCCGCAGCCAATGGCATAGCAGGATCGGATGGGAATCTCGCCCCACCCGGGGAGCAAGAAGACCCCCCAGAGAGGAACTGTGTCAACGAAAACACAGAGGATCAGGAGAACTCTGCCAGTGGAAATGGGGCTGGCCTTTATTTCAAG AGTGCCCTGGTAAACGAGGGG GAGACTACTATAAACAGGAAGACGGTTAAGAAGACCCGGAAGTTCATCGTGGATGGAAAGGAAGTGAGCGTGACGACGTCCAAGATTGTGAGCGACAACGACAAGAAGGACGAGCAGCTGCGATCGGTCAG ACGTCAGGAGCTGCACGCGCTCAGACTGCTGCAGAAGGAGGAGCAGCGTGAGCAGACCCAGTTGGAGCAGAGGCTGCAACATCAGAGAGAGCAAATGTTCAGACACATCGAGCAGGAGATGACG GGTAAGAAGCAGTACTACGACCAGGAGATTGAGAAGGTGGAGCGACAGTACCGTCAGTCCAGCGAGCGGATGGAGCAGGATCACACCGTGAGGCTGCGGGACGAGGCGCGGCGGCTCAAAGCTCTGCAGGAGAAGGAGTACGCGAGGCGCAGCCAGCTGCTCAGGACCGACTCCAGAGAG gaGCACAAGTTcttgcagaagcagcagcaggatcTGAACGAAGCTCTGCAGAAAGCAGTTCAGGAGCACAAGAGAAAGGTGGCGGCTGTGGAGTGGGAGTCTCTCACTAAGATCCAGCAGCTCAAGAGGG cCCGGGAGTCTGTGATCTGGGAACTAGAACAGCGACATCTTCAGGAGAAATACCACCTGTTCAAGCAGCAGGTGAAGGAGCAGTTATCTCTGCAGAGACAGCAGCTGCTGAAGAGACACGGAAAG gagaaAGAGCGAGCCAGTCGTTTCCACCAGTCCCTGCTGGAGGACCTGCGTTCCCAGCAAGCCCAGGAGCGCGCCCGGCTGCCCAAGAACCAGCGTTGCGATGCCAAGGCACGGCTGGCCCTGTTCAAACAGAGCCTAAAGATCCAGGGCGTAAGCAGCGGCGCCGAGCAGAGACAGCGCCTCACGCAG TTCCAGGCAGAGGAGGAATCTCGTCAGAAAGCAGAACGATTGAGGCAGCAGCAAAACCACGAGCAGCGGCTCAGAGAACTGCAGGAGCAGTGTGACAGCAACAGCACAgagctgcagcagctgcag AACGAGAAGCTGCACCTGCtggtggagagagagaagaggaagaTACGAACTCTGGAGGAAGAGCACACCATGGAGCTGAGCGAGTGGAGGGAGAGGCTGGCCTGTCGCAAGGAG GTGTTGGAGGAGGATCTGGCTCGAAGACGCAAGACTAAGAACCGGGTCCCTAGGAGGGGCAGCGAGCCAGAGACCCGTGCTGGGAACAGGCTCTCCCGATTCCTGCCCAGCCTCAGCTTCTCCAGCTAG
- the LOC117966482 gene encoding serine/threonine-protein kinase 10-like isoform X1, whose translation MAMNLLPASDEFITLTLCVCVGVRGCACIPVSVCLCVSVCVCVFLCRCACVFVCGCVCLCVYSCVSVRVHVCVSMCVCLYSCVCACAFLCLCGGVCMLVFLCVCVLRVCVSVRVCVCVRVCALLLTELERGLSEPQIQVVCKQTLQALEYLHGNKIIHRDLKTGNILLTMEGDVKLADFGVSAKNTSTQQKRATFIGTPYWMAPEVIQCETSKDAPYSCKADIWSLGITLIEAAEMEPPYHDLNPMRVLLKITKSEPPSLSQPRLWSSDFKDFLRRALEKNVEARGTAGQLLQHSFVSGVCGNGPLKELIAEAKAEVMEEVEDGGKAEAGQQPSGSEATPASQNYTQHLSGTSEGETPSKIRRVSLETGGGATMPRQGTVPPETGGTEGAGGEESATQTPAEPTGLTDAVENVPEDTVSKPEISSPDQTQTLGGEAELSSAGPSQTGQEGSAGNLKRARRLSDPIASLPPSSCSQRRCKSYYWDEDRIQDQESVIRMLKGVDSPNVLNLPPPSSSEHLVSNDQAGSIVSACTYRGALPGTEGSSSFTGEVTKELQSQAASAEGSGISRVENGVHWGSDGPPQGDTVITDYETEKDSVVGLLGSDCAIGEGMESVQRVDETAGVPVAELCKPDQHDSEDLQEADQPLEFCSGDTKDFKTLGEKAEGHSTAGVDSEREDSADGDTQKSEVATLENHDGVTLAQQLLPVVQTDPLGPASKGHLDLPGSRSAKCPPDFTEQSYLDLAGAPCVLWASGHTCPVVDSLDLAVKGVLVELKAAPLEKPKRVLDLGRLSKEEVSGVVSPTSIEETPGPLGVEEFTKAQVETEPDRCMDGESLGQVTTQTEDTEKPEVEKTSSQGEAKDSLTGEGKATHEENLERDLTPQLDLNSRDSGIRIKEGPGGIGPAEDSLKPTGIQPGNDKEDSPRSGNSNGMNQEPAISLSPDETDPAKPKKSVKRVNFICQEEDQRQATVRLRNGEEESQLGRAAANGIAGSDGNLAPPGEQEDPPERNCVNENTEDQENSASGNGAGLYFKSALVNEGETTINRKTVKKTRKFIVDGKEVSVTTSKIVSDNDKKDEQLRSVRRQELHALRLLQKEEQREQTQLEQRLQHQREQMFRHIEQEMTGKKQYYDQEIEKVERQYRQSSERMEQDHTVRLRDEARRLKALQEKEYARRSQLLRTDSREEHKFLQKQQQDLNEALQKAVQEHKRKVAAVEWESLTKIQQLKRARESVIWELEQRHLQEKYHLFKQQVKEQLSLQRQQLLKRHGKEKERASRFHQSLLEDLRSQQAQERARLPKNQRCDAKARLALFKQSLKIQGVSSGAEQRQRLTQFQAEEESRQKAERLRQQQNHEQRLRELQEQCDSNSTELQQLQNEKLHLLVEREKRKIRTLEEEHTMELSEWRERLACRKEVLEEDLARRRKTKNRVPRRGSEPETRAGNRLSRFLPSLSFSS comes from the exons ATGGCAATGAATCTCCTCCCAGCATCTGATGAGTTCATAACACTgacattgtgtgtctgtgtgggtgtgcgtgGGTGTGCTTGTATtcctgtgtctgtgtgcctgtgtgtgtctgtgtgtgtgtgtgtattcctgtgtcggtgtgcctgtgtgtttgtgtgtgggtgtgtgtgcctgtgtgtgtattcctgtgtctctgtgcgtgtgcatgtttgtgtctctatgtgtgtgtgcttgtattcctgtgtgtgtgcgtgtgcatttttgtgtttgtgtgggggggtgtgcaTGCTtgtatttctctgtgtgtgtgtgttgcgggtgtgtgtgtctgtgcgggtgtgtgtgtgtgttcgtgtctgTGCCCTTCTCCTCACAGAGCTGGAGAGGGGTCTGTCGGAGCCTCAGATTCAAGTGGTCTGTAAACAAACGCTGCAGGCCCTAGAATATCTCCATGGCAACAAGATCATCCACAGAGACCTGAAGACAGGGAACATCCTGCTCACAATGGAGGGAGACGTGAAGCTGG CTGATTTCGGTGTGTCTGCTAAAAACACCAGCACTCAACAGAAAAGAGCAACCTTCATCGGCACCCCCTACTG GATGGCTCCAGAGGTGATTCAGTGCGAGACCTCGAAGGACGCCCCGTACTCCTGCAAGGCGGATATCTGGTCTCTGGGGATCACGCTGATCGAGGCTGCGGAGATGGAGCCCCCCTATCACGATCTGAACCCCATGAGAGTGCTGCTGAAGATCACCAAGTCCGAGCCCCCCTCCCTGTCCCAGCCCCGCCTCTG GTCATCTGATTTCAAGGACTTCCTGCGGCGTGCTCTGGAGAAGAACGTGGAGGCCCGGGGGACGGCGGGCCAGCTGCTGCAGCACAGCTTCGTGTCGGGGGTCTGCGGAAACGGACCCCTCAAGGAGCTCATCGCAGAGGCCAAGGCTGAGGTCATGGAGGAGGTGGAGGACGGGGGTAAGGCCGAGGCCGGCCAACAGCCTTCAGGGTCAGAGGCCACGCCG GCTTCTCAGAATTACACACAACATCTTTCCGGAACCAGCGAAGGCGAGACGCCCTCGAAAATACGGCGTGTTTCCTTGGAAACGGGGGGAGGAGCTACCATGCCCCGCCAGGGAACTGTCCCTCCCGAAActggagggacagagggggcaggGGGTGAGGAATCAGCAACGCAAACCCCCGCTGAGCCTACGGGACTCACGGACGCAGTGGAGAACGTACCCGAAGATACTGTCAGCAAACCAGAAATCAGCTCCCCTGATCAGACCCAAACTCTAGGGGGAGAAGCAGAACTAAGCTCAGCTGGTCCGTCCCAAACGGGACAGGAAGGGTCTGCAGGAAACCTAAAACGGGCCAGACGCCTGTCCGACCCCATTGCCTCACTgcctccctcttcctgcagcCAGAGGCGTTGCAAATCCTACTACTGGGATGAAGACAGGATCCAGGATCAAGAGTCTGTTATCAGGATGTTAAAGGGGGTCGATTCACCCAATGTGCTCAATCTCCCCCCACCCTCAAGCTCAGAACACCTCGTATCCAATGACCAGGCTGGGAGCATCGTGTCTGCTTGTACCTACAGAGGGGCACTGCCTGGAACGGAAGGCAGTAGTTCCTTCACAGGGGAAGTCACCAAGGAACTGCAAAGTCAAGCAGCATCTGCAGAGGGGTCTGGGATAAGCAGAGTGGAGAATGGGGTACACTGGGGTTCGGATGGACCTCCTCAGGGAGATACAGTCATCACTGACTATGAAACTGAGAAGGACAGTGTGGTTGGGCTGCTGGGCTCGGACTGTGCTATTGGGGAGGGTATGGAGAGTGTACAGAGAGTGGATGAGACAGCAGGGGTTCCTGTTGCTGAGCTTTGCAAACCAGACCAACATGATTCAGAAGATCTACAAGAAGCAGATCAGCCATTGGAGTTCTGTTCTGGAGATACCAAAGACTTCAAAACACTAGGGGAGAAAGCAGAGGGTCATTCCACAGCTGGGGTGGACAGCGAGAGGGAAGACAGCGCAGACGGGGACACACAGAAATCTGAGGTTGCCACCTTAGAGAACCATGATGGTGTAACTCTAGCCCAACAACTGCTGCCTGTGGTTCAAACTGACCCCCTTGGTCCCGCTTCTAAAGGGCACCTGGATCTTCCTGGTAGCAGGTCAGCCAAATGCCCTCCTGACTTCACGGAGCAGTCGTACTTAGACTTGGCAGGGGCTCCCTGTGTATTATGGGCATCTGGGCACACTTGTCCTGTTGTGGACTCACTGGACTTGGCTGTGAAAGGTGTGCTGGTTGAACTTAAAGCAGCCCCCCTGGAGAAACCAAAGCGTGTTTTAGACTTGGGCAGGCTGAGCAAGGAAGAGGTCAGTGGTGTTGTCTCCCCAACTAGCATAGAGGAGACTCCAGGACCGTTAGGAGTAGAGGAATTCACAAAGGCACAGGTTGAGACTGAACCTGACAGGTGTATGGATGGGGAAAGCTTGGGTCAGGTGACCACACaaactgaagacactgaaaaaccAGAAGTGGAGAAGACATCTTCACAAGGGGAGGCCAAAGACTCCCTGACTGGAGAAGGGAAAGCTACGCATGAGGAAAACCTGGAGAGGGATTTGACACCACAGCTAGATCTGAATTCCCGGGATTCTGGGATCAGGATTAAGGAAGGTCCAGGAGGAATAGGACCAGCCGAAGATTCCTTAAAGCCGACTGGGATCCAACCTGGGAATGACAAAGAAGACTCTCCTAGAAGTGGGAATTCAAACGGGATGAACCAGGAGCCAGCAATCTCCCTTTCTCCCGACGAAACTGATCCCGCCAAACCGAAGAAATCTGTGAAAAGAGTGAACTTCATCTGCCAGGAAGAGGACCAGAGACAGGCAACAGTCAGGCTAAGAAACGGCGAGGAGGAGTCGCAATTGGGCAGAGCCGCAGCCAATGGCATAGCAGGATCGGATGGGAATCTCGCCCCACCCGGGGAGCAAGAAGACCCCCCAGAGAGGAACTGTGTCAACGAAAACACAGAGGATCAGGAGAACTCTGCCAGTGGAAATGGGGCTGGCCTTTATTTCAAG AGTGCCCTGGTAAACGAGGGG GAGACTACTATAAACAGGAAGACGGTTAAGAAGACCCGGAAGTTCATCGTGGATGGAAAGGAAGTGAGCGTGACGACGTCCAAGATTGTGAGCGACAACGACAAGAAGGACGAGCAGCTGCGATCGGTCAG ACGTCAGGAGCTGCACGCGCTCAGACTGCTGCAGAAGGAGGAGCAGCGTGAGCAGACCCAGTTGGAGCAGAGGCTGCAACATCAGAGAGAGCAAATGTTCAGACACATCGAGCAGGAGATGACG GGTAAGAAGCAGTACTACGACCAGGAGATTGAGAAGGTGGAGCGACAGTACCGTCAGTCCAGCGAGCGGATGGAGCAGGATCACACCGTGAGGCTGCGGGACGAGGCGCGGCGGCTCAAAGCTCTGCAGGAGAAGGAGTACGCGAGGCGCAGCCAGCTGCTCAGGACCGACTCCAGAGAG gaGCACAAGTTcttgcagaagcagcagcaggatcTGAACGAAGCTCTGCAGAAAGCAGTTCAGGAGCACAAGAGAAAGGTGGCGGCTGTGGAGTGGGAGTCTCTCACTAAGATCCAGCAGCTCAAGAGGG cCCGGGAGTCTGTGATCTGGGAACTAGAACAGCGACATCTTCAGGAGAAATACCACCTGTTCAAGCAGCAGGTGAAGGAGCAGTTATCTCTGCAGAGACAGCAGCTGCTGAAGAGACACGGAAAG gagaaAGAGCGAGCCAGTCGTTTCCACCAGTCCCTGCTGGAGGACCTGCGTTCCCAGCAAGCCCAGGAGCGCGCCCGGCTGCCCAAGAACCAGCGTTGCGATGCCAAGGCACGGCTGGCCCTGTTCAAACAGAGCCTAAAGATCCAGGGCGTAAGCAGCGGCGCCGAGCAGAGACAGCGCCTCACGCAG TTCCAGGCAGAGGAGGAATCTCGTCAGAAAGCAGAACGATTGAGGCAGCAGCAAAACCACGAGCAGCGGCTCAGAGAACTGCAGGAGCAGTGTGACAGCAACAGCACAgagctgcagcagctgcag AACGAGAAGCTGCACCTGCtggtggagagagagaagaggaagaTACGAACTCTGGAGGAAGAGCACACCATGGAGCTGAGCGAGTGGAGGGAGAGGCTGGCCTGTCGCAAGGAG GTGTTGGAGGAGGATCTGGCTCGAAGACGCAAGACTAAGAACCGGGTCCCTAGGAGGGGCAGCGAGCCAGAGACCCGTGCTGGGAACAGGCTCTCCCGATTCCTGCCCAGCCTCAGCTTCTCCAGCTAG
- the LOC117966415 gene encoding uncharacterized protein LOC117966415 has product MASSRASLYRLALLALLVALLPHAAFTKKGSGSKSKRSGGTSSGITSNTGQGAGSNYPNTGGGYPNTGGGTPKIYGPGYNSHNQGRAPWNGGGDSYFSQSVAGQGSKPSHKSKGFGKKADLATGLGLAAGMDSFPGVYRGPRLEIDFNSEEEERYYNYYMWKRYVATPFGGDSGTLMHYYFRQPAQTYEMFRDRCLKRNDLLPGKETDRAVQSPASTDEDGPRSNINTTATDNSKNTMDILPSRNNSAVDATSNPPVSVSPGNINVTETEAKNSTGNATVNNTTSEAASATRPAQEDKDDDDVDGVMDVGSLEMIEQMKLYRCIELYVDYTHQYLTTRTETDTWILQSKGAARLTGSLLLLVSTLLLQ; this is encoded by the coding sequence ATGGCAAGCAGCAGAGCCTCCCTCTATCGCCTCGCCCTCCTGGCACTGCTCGTGGCGCTTCTGCCTCATGCCGCCTTCACCAAAAAGGGAAGCGGATCCAAATCCAAGAGGTCGGGTGGGACCAGCAGCGGGATCACCAGCAACACAGGACAGGGGGCTGGATCTAACTACCCTAACACTGGAGGAGGCTACCCCAACACTGGAGGAGGCACTCCAAAAATCTACGGGCCAGGCTATAACAGCCACAACCAGGGCAGGGCTCCCTGGAACGGTGGTGGCGACTCTTACTTCTCTCAGTCAGTGGCAGGTCAGGGTTCAAAGCCCTCCCACAAGTCCAAGGGGTTCGGCAAGAAGGCAGATTTGGCAACGGGGTTAGGTCTGGCCGCGGGCATGGACTCATTCCCAGGTGTCTACAGGGGCCCAAGGCTGGAGATCGACTTCAACAGTGAGGAGGAAGAGCGCTACTACAACTACTACATGTGGAAGCGCTACGTGGCCACCCCCTTTGGTGGAGACAGCGGGACGCTGATGCATTACTACTTCCGGCAGCCGGCGCAGACTTACGAGATGTTTCGGGATCGGTGCTTGAAGAGAAACGACCTGCTGCCCGGAAAGGAGACTGACCGAGCTGTTCAGAGCCCAGCCAGTACCGATGAAGACGGTCCGCGCAGCAATATTAACACCACTGCCACAGATAACAGCAAAAACACCATGGACATCCTCCCCAGCAGAAACAACAGCGCTGTTGATGCCACCAGTAACCCCCCTGTAAGCGTGAGCCCAGGAAACATTAACGTCACGGAAACTGAAGCAAAAAACAGCACCGGAAACGCTACCGTGAATAATACCACGAGCGAAGCTGCAAGCGCAACCCGGCCGGCTCAGGAAGACAAAGACGATGACGACGTGGACGGCGTGATGGACGTCGGCAGTCTGGAAATGATCGAGCAGATGAAGCTGTACCGCTGCATCGAGCTCTACGTGGATTACACGCACCAGTACCTCACGACACGCACCGAGACCGACACGTGGATCCTCCAGTCGAAAGGAGCGGCCAGGCTCACCGGCTCCCTCCTGCTGCTCGTCAGCACTCTGCTACTGCAGTGA